The following are encoded together in the Arcticibacterium luteifluviistationis genome:
- a CDS encoding DUF4422 domain-containing protein: MHLLVGNQNRPQIEGFKTDDTGDNISDKNKYYSELTGLYWIWKNEKADIIGSTHYRRHFTAKQEPLRYRLKRLSYFPAGLFKKRFGLIYTNNVDLWKEKIIKPEEILAIFKDYEAIMPVRRKFRYTIKEHYRRYHNLEDLKAIERILKRDYPDYMPSFEKVLEGNRLFANNMFILKYDAFNELMTWLFDILFKLEEEFDLNKYTGYQERIFGFLSERLITIWIEHHQINYKELPLIYFKKFKKMKG, encoded by the coding sequence ATCCATTTATTAGTTGGTAATCAAAATAGGCCACAAATTGAAGGCTTTAAAACTGACGACACAGGTGATAACATTTCCGATAAAAATAAGTATTACAGCGAACTCACTGGCTTATACTGGATATGGAAAAATGAGAAAGCCGACATTATAGGAAGCACTCATTATAGAAGGCATTTCACTGCTAAACAGGAGCCGCTACGCTATAGACTAAAGCGACTTAGCTATTTCCCGGCAGGTCTTTTCAAAAAAAGATTTGGTCTTATCTATACGAATAATGTTGATTTATGGAAAGAAAAAATAATCAAGCCAGAAGAAATTCTAGCTATTTTCAAGGACTACGAAGCCATTATGCCCGTAAGGCGTAAGTTTAGATACACTATAAAAGAACATTATAGACGTTATCATAATCTGGAAGATTTAAAAGCTATTGAAAGAATACTAAAAAGAGATTATCCCGACTATATGCCAAGTTTTGAAAAGGTATTAGAAGGAAACAGGTTGTTTGCCAATAATATGTTCATTCTTAAGTATGATGCTTTCAATGAACTAATGACTTGGCTTTTTGATATACTTTTTAAGCTAGAAGAGGAATTTGACCTCAATAAATATACAGGCTACCAAGAAAGAATTTTCGGTTTCTTATCAGAACGCCTTATCACCATCTGGATAGAACACCATCAGATAAACTATAAAGAGCTACCGCTTATTTATTTTAAGAAGTTTAAGAAAATGAAAGGTTAA
- the purN gene encoding phosphoribosylglycinamide formyltransferase → MTKKIAIFASGGGSNAEAIVDYFKNNEEVEISYFLTNKADAGVIKRGRKLNIPTLVFSRKNFVETEQVVDFLKSQNIDLVVLAGFLWLIPSSLIQAFPNKIVNIHPALLPKHGGKGMWGHHVHEAVVANKEKESGITIHYVNENYDEGETIFQATCAVSPEDNPEQVATNVLKLEHYHFPRIIEKVLKAI, encoded by the coding sequence ATGACTAAGAAAATTGCAATTTTTGCTTCAGGAGGAGGGTCAAATGCAGAGGCCATTGTTGATTATTTCAAGAATAATGAGGAGGTAGAAATTAGCTACTTTTTAACAAATAAAGCTGACGCTGGAGTTATAAAAAGAGGAAGGAAATTGAATATCCCTACTTTAGTTTTTTCAAGGAAAAACTTTGTAGAGACGGAGCAGGTTGTCGATTTTCTGAAGAGTCAAAATATTGATTTAGTAGTTCTTGCTGGTTTTCTATGGTTAATTCCAAGCTCCTTGATACAAGCTTTTCCAAACAAAATTGTCAATATTCATCCTGCATTACTACCTAAACATGGTGGGAAAGGCATGTGGGGACATCATGTTCATGAAGCTGTAGTAGCCAATAAAGAAAAGGAAAGCGGCATTACTATTCATTACGTCAATGAAAACTATGACGAGGGAGAAACAATCTTTCAAGCTACCTGTGCCGTTTCACCTGAAGATAATCCAGAGCAAGTAGCTACCAATGTGCTAAAACTAGAGCATTACCATTTCCCAAGGATTATTGAAAAGGTTTTGAAGGCTATTTAA
- a CDS encoding geranylgeranylglycerol-phosphate geranylgeranyltransferase yields MLLVLKFLELIRWKNLLIIVLTQYAARIFLVGKGQAVMEAVLDEKQFLITLCTVLVAAAGYIINDYFDIKIDQVNKPEEVVIGRFIRRRHAMFAHQFLNISAAVISFTISFKVFVINVLAMTLLWVYASVFKKKPFIGNFMVAGLTGASLVVMAVYYTDNDLLINIYALFAFGITLIREIIKDIEDIRGDKKFGSTTLPIIWGIRRTKYLLFIFMFWFVTAVISMGVALQNKKLLIAFVLLGIPFFYMAYRLYFADRKKHFAQLSFWSKVVMILGILSMMFV; encoded by the coding sequence ATGCTCCTAGTCTTAAAGTTTCTTGAGCTTATTCGTTGGAAAAATCTGCTGATTATTGTGCTTACGCAATATGCGGCCAGAATCTTCTTAGTAGGGAAGGGGCAAGCGGTAATGGAGGCTGTTTTAGATGAAAAACAATTTCTGATTACGCTATGTACCGTTTTGGTAGCAGCAGCAGGCTACATTATTAACGACTATTTTGATATTAAAATAGACCAAGTCAATAAGCCAGAAGAGGTGGTAATAGGCCGTTTTATACGTCGCAGGCATGCCATGTTTGCCCACCAGTTTTTAAATATTTCGGCAGCCGTTATATCTTTTACCATCAGTTTTAAGGTTTTTGTGATTAATGTTTTGGCCATGACATTACTCTGGGTTTATGCCAGTGTGTTTAAGAAAAAACCTTTTATAGGTAATTTTATGGTGGCTGGGCTTACGGGAGCGTCTTTGGTGGTGATGGCGGTTTACTATACCGATAATGATTTACTCATAAATATTTATGCCCTTTTTGCCTTCGGAATTACGCTTATTAGAGAAATAATTAAGGATATAGAAGATATAAGAGGCGATAAGAAGTTTGGAAGCACCACGCTTCCTATTATTTGGGGAATCAGAAGAACCAAGTATTTACTTTTCATATTTATGTTTTGGTTTGTGACTGCCGTAATTTCTATGGGTGTAGCCTTGCAAAACAAAAAACTGCTTATAGCTTTTGTTCTTTTGGGAATTCCCTTCTTTTATATGGCATATCGTCTTTATTTTGCAGACAGGAAAAAGCATTTTGCTCAATTAAGCTTCTGGTCTAAAGTGGTGATGATTTTGGGGATTTTGAGTATGATGTTTGTTTAA
- the bshA gene encoding N-acetyl-alpha-D-glucosaminyl L-malate synthase BshA yields the protein MRIGIVCYPTFGGSGVIATELGKQLAQNGHQVHFMTYTQPIRLDFFNENLFYHEVNISDYPLFQYPPYESALASKMVDVVRYEKLDILHVHYAIPHATSAFLAKEILKTHGIKIPVVTTLHGTDITVVGRDRTYKPMVTFSINKSDGVTAVSDSLKQETLSTFEITNEIEVIPNFVDMARFHKQEKDHFKKIICPSGEKLLVHVSNFRKVKRIGDIIKTFGKIKDKVPSKLLLIGDGPERVKMEEMCRDLGLCDDIRFIGKLDAIEEVLSVADLFFMPSEKESFGLAALEAMACQVPIITSNAGGIPEVNIQGVTGFMSEIGDIDDMAKNALFVLADENLDTFKANALAKAKEFDIKNVVPQYEAYYQKIIDKVAAADL from the coding sequence ATGAGAATAGGAATAGTTTGCTATCCCACATTTGGTGGAAGTGGTGTAATCGCCACAGAACTAGGAAAACAATTAGCACAAAACGGGCATCAGGTTCATTTCATGACCTACACCCAGCCCATTAGACTAGATTTCTTTAATGAGAATCTTTTTTATCACGAGGTAAACATTTCTGATTATCCTCTTTTCCAGTATCCACCTTACGAATCGGCTCTTGCCAGCAAGATGGTAGATGTGGTTAGATACGAAAAATTAGATATTCTTCATGTACACTACGCCATTCCGCATGCGACATCGGCCTTTTTAGCAAAAGAAATATTAAAAACACATGGTATAAAGATTCCGGTGGTAACCACACTGCATGGTACTGACATCACGGTGGTAGGTAGAGATAGAACCTACAAACCTATGGTCACTTTTAGTATCAATAAATCTGACGGTGTTACAGCAGTTTCTGACTCGTTGAAACAAGAAACACTTAGCACCTTTGAGATTACCAATGAAATTGAAGTCATTCCCAACTTTGTGGACATGGCTCGTTTTCATAAACAAGAGAAAGACCACTTTAAAAAGATAATATGTCCGTCTGGTGAGAAATTACTGGTACACGTATCTAACTTCAGAAAAGTGAAGCGAATAGGTGACATCATAAAAACCTTTGGCAAAATCAAAGATAAAGTACCTTCCAAGCTCCTACTTATTGGTGATGGTCCAGAAAGAGTCAAAATGGAGGAAATGTGCAGAGATTTAGGACTTTGTGACGATATCCGATTTATAGGAAAACTAGACGCTATAGAAGAAGTACTCTCTGTAGCCGATTTGTTTTTCATGCCTTCTGAAAAAGAGAGTTTTGGATTGGCGGCACTGGAAGCTATGGCTTGCCAAGTACCTATTATCACGTCTAATGCAGGTGGTATTCCAGAGGTCAATATTCAAGGAGTAACCGGTTTTATGAGTGAGATTGGCGATATTGATGATATGGCAAAAAACGCGTTATTTGTATTGGCTGACGAAAACCTTGACACGTTTAAAGCAAATGCTTTAGCAAAGGCAAAAGAATTTGATATCAAAAATGTGGTACCTCAATACGAGGCGTATTATCAAAAAATAA